AGGCGGGTGTGTGCTCCTGGAGTTAATCCTGACATAGGTGGCCCAGCTTGAAGCCTATTCGTCACTCAGCGGACCAAAAGCTACGGACTTTCCACgctcgctcccccccccccactcccccccctcgCCCCAGCTACTTCCGGCCTGGGGTCTGTGCAGCGACTGCAGCCGCGCAGGCGCGGGCCACTTTAACTTCCGCTCCGCGCGCGCTACAGCGGGCCCACTCACTGAATCTGCGCGTGCGCCAGAGGCTTTTTCCGGAGCGGAAGTTCTCCCtttttgcttagcctgctttgcCATTGGCTGGCTGTGGGTTATTTAAGGACGTCATTTCCGGCCGCCCGTCCTTTCGCGCTACCCGGGGACGGGTCCATACGGCGTTGTTCTTGGTGAGTCTCACGTGGAGCCCTCGGCGTCTCCGGACGCCGCGGGACGCGCGCTTACTAGCTTCCCGCGCCATGGGTGGGCGCGGAGGGCGCCGAGGCTGCGTGTGCCGGGGCGGCTTGGCTCCTGGCGGCAGCGCCACGTGCTGGCCCGCAGTTAGGTGGGGCGGGCGCCACTGCGGGGCCCTTCTGCGGTTCGCGCCACGCTCGAGGGCCCTGTCGGCAAGATGCTGGGAAAAGTGCTTGTGAGGCGCATGGAGATGGGACGGGAACTGCCGGCCAGTCTCGAAATACAACTCCCGAAGCACCCCGATCATGGCCGCCTTTGCGCAACTCTCGGTGCAAAGAAGCAGCTATACTTAAGTAGCTATCCTGTAGTCAGTGTGCCTGCGGAGGCGCTAACTTCAACTGTCCAGTTTTTCTATATGTGCTCTGCTGACAAAGTCACTTTCCTTAGTGACTAGGTGGCCAGAAAAATCGAAAGGCAAGGAGGAATAAGAACACAACCCATTTCAGCTCAGATGATGTGCTGCGCCTAGTGGCATACGCCTTTAGTCCCCCTCTCAGGAGGCAGGGCAATCTTGTGAGTTCTAGTGTCAGAAGAAAAAAGatgaattttattccttttttagatTCCCATCGTAACTTAAAGGGAAACTTACACAATGTCCGGAGCCCTTGACGTCCtgcagatgaaggaggaggatgtcCTCAAATTCCTTGCTGCGGGAACCCACTTAGGTGGCACCAACCTTGACTTTCAGATGGAGCAGTACATCTACAAAAGGAAAAGTGACGGTCAGTTGCCACCTGTGATAGTCAGTTCCTGACTATGGTGCTCTAATGGGTATAGTGCCTGGTAACTGAATGGTTGGTGTTGGAGTGCTACTCTGGCTTGTGATGTAACTAAGAGGATGTGTGGGAAGGGGCCAGAGGTCATGGAGGACTGACTGACCCTGCACACTATTAAAGCTCAGAGTGGAGGCCAGTCTTGGCCAGTGAACTTCTGAGTGTCGGAAGTGTGCTACATTGAATTTATGGCAGGATTTTCGCTAACACCAGTAGAGCTTGCCTCTATGACTGGAGTTTGGTAGTGGTCACTGCCACATGCGTATGCCTTACCTTCCCACAGTGTCCATTCACAAGGCTATGAGGCTAGCAAGCCTGTCTGGGACACCCACTTTAAACTACttgttgctgggtgtggtggtttcaCACCCTTTAATCCTAGTGTTTAGGAGGCAGTCAGGAGTCTGATCAGCCAGGTCTGCAGAGTGACTGCCAGACTTCCTGCCTTGGGAAGCTCCTCAGAGAGTTCCGTTTGCTGGCCTAGGTATCTACATCATAAACCTGAAGAGGACCTGGGAGAAGCTGTTGCTCGCAGCTCGAGCTATTGTTGCCATCGAGAATCCTGCTGACGTCAGCGTCATCTCCTCCAGGAACACTGGCCAGGTTTGTGGCATGCATGTGCTTTTGTTTGGGGGTCAGTAATCGATAGAGTACATTGGGCATACAAAGCAAAGTATCCAACGTGGACAACCCAGGAGGTCACTCTCCCTGGGCTCTGTCCTAGTGGCATAGGGGAGCATAGGCCTTGCCCAGTGACGTACAGTCCCTTTCCACGGCGTTGGAGATGAAGCTGGGCTTTGTGCCCGCGCCTGCATATTCCTACGACTTCTCAGAGTCCTGTGGACAGTGACTGAGGAGGCAAACCATGCAGGAAACAGTGCTGACTCGGTGGCAAACAGAGCTTTGTGTTAGAGGAAATTGGTGCTGACTTAAGGGAAAGGCAACGTCAGACACAAACAAAATAGCCAAGTTAAGTCTTTGTTAACATGTATATCAGTTGATAAAACAATGAGATATGAACTGTTGAGATAGTTTTGGTACGTGGTGGCTTAAAACCATCCATAGTTCTGTTCAAGGAGATCCAATACCAAACCACCATGTGTGGGGGTGATATACTTTTGTACATTGCAGGATAACCACTCCTAAATTAACTAAAGAACTATCCACAAACAGAGGAGGGGGGGTGATGAGCTTGCTCTGTGTTCGGATAAATTTGTCAGGTGTTTGCTGAGTACCTGTAACTGTCCTTTGGGGGGCTTGGGCATGTGAGAAACTTGAGTCAGGTGCCTCACACTAAGGCATCATGCAGGTGTTACAGTTAGCCTAAGAATGTGCTTCAGCACAGTACTTTGATGCTTTGGTGTTTGATAGGTGACTAGAAGTGGGTATCAGCAGTTTCCTCGTGAAGCATGCATGATAATGCTGACTCAATCTCCCTTCAAAGCGAGCTGTGCTGAAGTTTGCTGCTGCCACAGGAGCCACTCCGATCGCTGGCCGCTTCACACCTGGGACCTTCACTAACCAGATCCAAGCAGCCTTCAGGGAGCCACGGCTTCTAGTGGTGACCGATCCCAGGGCTGACCATCAgccactcacagaggcctcttaTGTCAACCTGCCCACCATTGCTCTGTGTAACACAGATTCTCCCCTGCGCTATGTGGACATTGCCATCCCATGCAACAACAAGGTACTTGGTCTTGCAGAGCTGACAGAGGCACTGGGGAAGCCTTCACCGTCCCCTGCACATTGTTAGAGCTTGGAGTTGAGGTCACACGCTGGTCGATGAACTCACAAGTGTAGGTAGTGTGCTAAAAGAGTGGCAAGGTTTTCGCTAACACCCCACTCTGGTCCAGTGAGTGGGGTTTGATAGTAACCTTTGCTACAAAATTGATGCATGAACTGAGCCTGTGTGTTCTCATAAGTGAATGTTAAGAGATTTGTTAGTGTTTGGGGGAAGGGGGTCATTTTGTGTGTGCCCAGTGTATTCCTGTACCTCGGGCAatgagctgccatttgggtgTGTGGAATCTAAGACTTGGGCTGGTGACATGAGTCGGGCTGGCTTGTGTTTAATAACTATCCTCCTTACAGGGAGCTCACTCAGTGGGTCTGATGTGGTGGATGCTGGCCAGGGAAGTACTCCGCATGCGAGGTACTATCTCCCGTGAGCACCCCTGGGAGGTCATGCCTGATCTTTACTTCTACAGAGACCCAGAGGAGGTAAGGCTTTCTCTAGTATATGCTGGGGCCACAAGGGATGGGCAGACCTTGGTTCTGGTTCAGTGAAGCTAATTTTGTCCCTTCTGTGCTTTTAAAAAACTAGattgagaaggaggagcaggctgCTGCTGAGAAGGCTGTGACCAAGGAGGAATTCCAGGGTGAATGGACCGCACCAGCTCCTGAGTTCACTGCTGCTCAGCCTGAGGTGGCCGACTGGTCTGAGGGTGTGCAGGTTCCCTCTGTGCCCATCCAGCAGTTCCCCACGGGTGCGTATCAAGGCCAGGGCATCAGGCTGCCAGGGAGCTTTTACAGTGTGGGGTTGTGAGAGATTGGCGAAGCTTCAGTGGCCATGAGTGACTCTGGGTGACTTCAGTGGCTCCTGACACTGGATGGGCGGGCGGGTGGATACACTGTGTCTTGACACTGCTCTTGGGGTAATTTGGGGAAAGTTATACTCCTTTCCTAgagctgatgattttttttttgtactttcttAACAGAAGACTGGAGTGCACAGCCAGCCACTGAGGATTGGTCAGCAGCTCCCACAGCGCAGGCCACTGAGTGGGTTGGAGCCACCACTGAGTGGTCCTGAGCTGCTGTGCAGGTGCCTGAGCAAAGGGaaaaaagatggaaggaaaataaagttGCTAAAAGCTGTCTTATGGTCCTCACTGCAGACTGTACCTGGATTGGCATTTGGCTATACAACAGAGGCATGGTCCTACTGACATGTTTTGTGTTGAATACTTAAGCATGTGAacacatgggttttttttttttttaatgtaaaatgtagTAACACAATGTTTAGGTGGCTTTGGTGTTAGCTCTGGAGACTTCATGTGTCATCTAGGTGAGGTGTTCTTTAACACAGGGTCTCTGTTCTGTCATGCCTCATAGATCCTTCTACCTCCAGATTGGAGAGGGAAAAGGCTTATGTCACTGAACCTGGCCAGATTGGGATTTTGTGTCCCAGGAACAAAGTTAATGCTAAAAAGTTAATGCCTTGGTGAGACTGATAGTCTGATGGTGTGAATTCACAGTAAGTGGTTGGGATTGCCAGATGGAATTCCCTGAGCTGCCGTGACAGGTGGCATTGCAGAAGTGAAGGATTCAGGAATTTGAGTGTTGGGTGGGGGCCTGTGAATAGCACTTGGGCTGGGAGGGGAGACTGCTGCCCCTGAATGTCCTGGAATTCAAGGACAGTACCTGGTTAAATGTTTTTCTAGCTTTTCTAAAAAGTTTGTTAGGCCTGGCATtggcggcgcacacctttaatcccagcacttgggagtcaggcaggtggatttctggcctggtctacagagagttccaggatagccagggatacacagaaatcctgcctcaggaaaaaaccaaaaagaagtttGCTAAAAATAAGCATTTTTGCTTGATGGTATTGAAGATTGTAAGACATTAAATTGTGTCATTACTTCTCCAGGTACTAAGCCCATACTCACCAGGGGTCTCAATGCTGTCTGCTCTTAACAGTTACATGGCAAGCACTGCTTTTTACAACAAAGAGTCAAATAGCAAGGTTTTTCCTTCAGGAACTGAGTAGGCCCTACCTGCCTCCTGTTGAGttgtctcccccgccccccaagatagggtttctctgtgtagccctggctgtccaggaacttaactctagaccagactgacctcaaactcagaaattcacctgcctcccaagtgctgggattaaaggggtgcaccatcactgcctgatGAAAGTTCAATATTGAATATTTAAACAGACAAAGCTTTACCATTTTGCTATTTAGCAATACAAGCTAAAGACCAGCTCCATCTCCTGCACTAAGCCACAGGGTGAGATTGGACAGTTAGGCACCATCTTCCCAGAAGTACTCCTAATTCAAAGAGAAAACAGGTATCtgtaaaggggtgtgtgtgtgtgtacaaccaAACATAGGGTATGAGGTTTAAAAAACTTTAGGCGAGCAAGGGTTTTGCTTTGGTATCCCCCCAGACAGGGTAgccctctctatgtagccctggcactcaatttgtagacctgactggccttgaactccgaaatctgcctgcctctgcctcccaagtactgggattaaaggtgtgtgccccactGCCCAGAGAGACAGTTCTTAGGACTTGTAGTTGGCCCCAGAGGAAATTCCCAGTGAGAAGTTCCAACCAGGTTGGAGTTTTTGTATCTACTCATATTCCTTAATAGGCTGTGGCCGTAATGGCCAAGCCTCTCCATAAGGCTCACACAAGAGTCCTGAGGGGAGAAAGCGAGAAGGTAGTGGGGAGAGCAAAGGCAAGTCTCTTGGGAGGGACACCGGTAGCTGTGAGGAGGAAGTCCCTAGGGCAGCACTTTCCAGCCCTGGGTAGACCTCCGACCATCTATCACCGATGAGCAAAACTAAACCCCGCTGCCATGTTTTCCCAGATTTTGCATTTCATACAGCAATGTATATTTAACACAGTGCTGTAATTGAAGAAGAAATAATGCTTGCAAAATGGGGCAAGATATAAAAAATAAGAGAACTAAGAAAAGCTCCTGTTGAGTTTAATGCTGGACTCACAGCTTAAGGACATCACTTCAGCATGCCAGCCACAAGGCACAGTGTGGTGCAGGTGCACAGGATTGCTGGCCTGTCTCAGTTCTCAGACACTCGTGGTTTACTTCCTGTTGTCTCTTCTCTGAACTTGGGACTGTTAAAACTTAGATGGAACAGGGAGATTCCAAATGTCAGGGAATGTTAAGGACCAAGACATTGGTCGGCTAAAGATAAAGCATGGAGGAATTTAGCAGAACTGAAACTGTTTGGTTTTTGTGCATTGGTCATAGACATGGAACTGGTAGATCTAGAACAAAGCTTTTTGTTCCACCTTTGGCCTGTGCTGGGAGAAGAGGTGGGGGAGACCTCTTGTCCTCTAGGATTCACTTTCTGAAGATGGGCAAAGGTGCTGGGGTTGGGGGACTGGATTGTTCTTTAGGGCATGAATTCTGAGCGTTTTCTCTGTAGAAAACATGCCAGGAGCTGCACTGCCGGCAAAATTCTTGTAAAGTTGACCATCTATCTCATTAATTCCTGAACTCAGATGTGGGAGGGCCTCTTCCCATCGACTTAATTTTGCAGCAACATTTCAGGTATAGGCCCTGGGGTGTGGGGGTCAGAGAGAAGGGTGGTCCTCAGGCCTGCCGTCCTCCAGGCTCTCACGGTGGTCTTAGTCCAGGACCTGGAGCAGTGCCtgtggaggggaaggagaagggtgaGGGTGGGAGGACAAAGCTTTCCCAGAGTCTCCAAGTGACACTAGTAaagggagatccaggttaaaGAAAAAGTGCTGACTGGCCAGGAGTGGCTCAGCAAGGTGCCTGCCGTGgatcctgagaacctgagttctgcCCTCAGGACTTTATGGTGGAAATAGCCTGggttcctgcaagctgtcctctgacctcctcacatGAACTCCAAAATTGAAATGTATTTATAGGTATATAAAAGACTTCTTTAGAAGCCTCACTGGGCTCTCCCAGACTCCAGACTCACAATATGGTCAGGAGAGAGAAGCGGGGATGGGAAGGGACAGCAGATTTGAGCCAGGTTTGCAGGACATAGATCTTCCTGACACCAAATCTTAGCTCAGGCTTCCACAGGCTTAGGGGGTCCTGGGGTGGGCTATGAGGCTGGAGGCAGAAGGTAGCTTGGCTGGGACCTGTGTGGCTGCCGATGGTAcctggtttttttggggggggtggtttttgTGTCCAGGTAGCCAGGGTGTTATTATGAACATGGGTGTACAGAAACACCACCATCACCAGGTTGAGCTCTCTAATTGTATTCTTTGTTAATCACATTGGCTTCACTACACACCTGTCAGGAACGACAAGGGGAGCATCCAGGATCTAAGTGCCCACGCACCTGTCGGGACACCCACGGGTCGTCATAGATACAGAAGGTCATGAGCTTATCCTCAGGCTAGGGAACACAGACAGCGTTTCTGAAAGGTGCTCCCTTTTATGGTAAAAGGGAGGTTCCTGGAGCTGGgagaagagcacttgctcttgtgTAGATcaatagctccagctccagggaatctgatggccTCTACTGGCCTgggcgtgcgcgcgcgcacacacacacacacacccctacctaaCACTCACTGAGCACCACAGGCCTAGGCCAGGACTTCGGGGGAGCACTAGCacactgcttgcttgcttacttacttacttacacacacacacacacacacacacacacacacacacacacacacacacacacacaccgctacCTAACACCGAGCACCACAGGCCTAGGCCAggacttggggggtggggggggggggaataagacGCATAGCTGGCTCAAGCTACCTGGAATGTCGTTCACAGAGCACATCAGCAGTCAGAGGTATTTGGCCTGTCAGAAACTTCTAATACTGTAGCCTGTGTTCATACAGGTCTGGAAACATCCACAGTATGACGGGATACTGAGTCCAACCCAAGGCCTCCTGCTTCTGTGGATGCAGCAGCCCACTTGCAGGGGCCTCCTGGATCTGCGCAGGCGAGTTCCGGGACTTGGAGACTAACTGAGCCCCATGCTGGTCGGGCTTTGCTGAATCCCAGACCTGGTGCTTCGTGCCCCGGATGCTCTCGCCCATCGGCTCTGGCTCCACCGTTAGGTGGGAAGTTGG
This portion of the Mus musculus strain C57BL/6J chromosome 9, GRCm38.p6 C57BL/6J genome encodes:
- the Rpsa gene encoding 40S ribosomal protein SA, which encodes MSGALDVLQMKEEDVLKFLAAGTHLGGTNLDFQMEQYIYKRKSDGIYIINLKRTWEKLLLAARAIVAIENPADVSVISSRNTGQRAVLKFAAATGATPIAGRFTPGTFTNQIQAAFREPRLLVVTDPRADHQPLTEASYVNLPTIALCNTDSPLRYVDIAIPCNNKGAHSVGLMWWMLAREVLRMRGTISREHPWEVMPDLYFYRDPEEIEKEEQAAAEKAVTKEEFQGEWTAPAPEFTAAQPEVADWSEGVQVPSVPIQQFPTEDWSAQPATEDWSAAPTAQATEWVGATTEWS